From Microlunatus capsulatus, a single genomic window includes:
- a CDS encoding NUDIX domain-containing protein: protein MDSVDLEARYPRLVRPHRHSWAGESRDHRLALTLDLPPDDLVVNVRLLATTGSRLVVCQTVEGWRTLPGGSRERGEDVETTARRELVEEAGCVPTGPVTWFASFTVTSTDAPWRDWHPFPVTAWLVGAVEVERVGEPTNPPDGEVVVAVHALPPAEARTYLAGFDNGGQADLVALAADLGLL, encoded by the coding sequence GTGGACAGCGTCGACCTGGAGGCCCGCTACCCGCGCCTCGTCCGCCCGCACCGGCACAGCTGGGCGGGCGAGTCGCGCGACCACCGCTTGGCGCTGACGCTGGACCTGCCGCCCGACGACCTGGTCGTCAACGTGCGGCTCCTCGCCACCACCGGGTCCCGCCTCGTCGTGTGCCAGACGGTCGAGGGCTGGCGGACGCTCCCCGGCGGCAGCCGCGAGCGCGGGGAGGACGTCGAGACGACGGCGCGTCGTGAGCTCGTCGAGGAGGCCGGCTGCGTCCCCACCGGGCCCGTCACCTGGTTCGCCAGCTTCACGGTGACCAGCACGGACGCGCCGTGGCGCGACTGGCACCCCTTCCCCGTGACGGCGTGGCTGGTCGGGGCGGTCGAGGTGGAGCGGGTGGGCGAGCCGACGAACCCGCCCGACGGCGAGGTCGTGGTCGCCGTGCACGCCCTCCCGCCGGCCGAGGCCAGAACCTATCTCGCCGGCTTCGACAACGGCGGGCAGGCTGACCTCGTCGCCCTCGCCGCCGACCTGGGGCTCCTCTGA
- a CDS encoding NUDIX hydrolase, translated as MAVPEFVLALRRHVGHAPLWLPGVTAVVRRPCDRGTEVLLVRRSDNGRWAPVTGIVDPGEQPAAAAARETLEETGVRIRVDRLASVAAHPLMAHPNGDLAHYLDHTFACTWLEGEPYAADEESTEAVWWSVNDLPPMEPAHRERIDVVLVDDPTTRFVL; from the coding sequence ATGGCCGTCCCCGAGTTCGTCCTCGCCCTCCGCCGCCACGTCGGCCACGCCCCGCTGTGGCTCCCCGGCGTGACAGCTGTCGTCCGCCGTCCCTGCGACCGGGGCACCGAGGTGCTCCTGGTCCGACGCTCGGACAACGGTCGGTGGGCTCCGGTCACCGGGATCGTCGACCCGGGTGAGCAGCCGGCGGCCGCTGCGGCCCGCGAGACGCTGGAGGAGACGGGCGTGCGCATCCGCGTCGACCGCCTCGCCTCGGTCGCGGCGCACCCGCTCATGGCCCACCCCAACGGCGACCTGGCCCACTACCTCGACCACACCTTCGCCTGCACCTGGCTCGAGGGCGAGCCGTACGCCGCGGACGAGGAGTCGACGGAGGCGGTCTGGTGGTCCGTCAACGACCTGCCGCCGATGGAGCCCGCGCACCGCGAGCGCATCGACGTGGTCCTGGTGGACGACCCGACCACGCGCTTCGTGCTCTGA
- a CDS encoding GNAT family N-acetyltransferase, which produces MPPEVLLRPVVLADWPAIHHWAADEQACRFQAWGPNTPEQTRTFTSAAVAAWSRVPQDRHVWVAELGRQVVGLGELTIRSRRDQHGEIAYAVDVDHWRRGIATAVAVELLRRAFVEHGLHRVSATCDPRNTASARVLQKIGMTYEGRLRDTIRLRDGWRDSEVRSVLASEWAVSPHAP; this is translated from the coding sequence GTGCCGCCCGAGGTCCTGCTCCGCCCCGTCGTGCTCGCCGACTGGCCGGCCATCCACCACTGGGCCGCGGACGAGCAGGCCTGCCGGTTCCAGGCCTGGGGGCCGAACACCCCGGAGCAGACGCGGACGTTCACCTCGGCCGCCGTCGCCGCCTGGAGCCGGGTCCCGCAGGACCGCCACGTCTGGGTGGCCGAGCTGGGGCGGCAGGTGGTGGGACTCGGCGAGCTCACCATCCGCAGCCGGCGCGACCAGCACGGGGAGATCGCCTACGCGGTGGACGTCGACCACTGGCGGCGCGGCATCGCGACGGCGGTCGCCGTCGAGCTGCTGCGACGGGCCTTCGTCGAGCACGGCCTGCACCGGGTGAGCGCCACGTGCGACCCCCGCAACACGGCGTCCGCCCGCGTGCTGCAGAAGATCGGCATGACCTACGAGGGCCGTCTCCGCGACACGATCCGGCTCCGGGACGGCTGGCGCGACTCCGAGGTCCGCAGCGTCCTCGCGTCGGAGTGGGCGGTCTCGCCCCACGCCCCGTGA
- a CDS encoding aminoglycoside phosphotransferase family protein, translating to MRNPPAEVAVDAALVEALLHEQLPALAGEVRVVAHGWDNVIARVGADLCVRVPRRALSAPLVQHEARWLPRLAPLLPVEVPTAVAVGGPGHGYPWTWLVCPWFEGRPLAEVPVGERGGVAAGLGAFVAALHVPAPADAPASPWRGIPLAVVDATVEDRLRQVPSADAETLRAAWLRCRDTPAHAGPPRWLHGDLHPLNVLADVGPEPGLRAVIDWGDLCCGDPATDLAVGWLAFDAHDRATFRAAAAARHPLDDPVWDRALGWAVALGLLFMLDAEPGTVAHGVGAHLLEQLRGHDER from the coding sequence GTGCGTAACCCGCCGGCCGAGGTGGCCGTCGACGCCGCCCTGGTCGAGGCGCTGCTGCACGAGCAGCTGCCCGCGCTGGCGGGCGAGGTGCGGGTCGTCGCCCACGGGTGGGACAACGTCATCGCCCGCGTCGGCGCCGACCTGTGCGTCCGGGTCCCGCGGCGCGCCCTGTCCGCCCCGCTGGTGCAGCACGAGGCCCGGTGGCTGCCCCGGCTCGCGCCCCTGCTGCCGGTCGAGGTCCCGACGGCGGTGGCCGTCGGCGGCCCGGGGCACGGCTACCCGTGGACCTGGCTGGTCTGCCCGTGGTTCGAGGGCCGCCCGTTGGCGGAGGTCCCGGTCGGCGAGCGCGGTGGGGTGGCCGCCGGGCTGGGTGCGTTCGTGGCGGCGCTGCACGTCCCCGCCCCGGCCGACGCCCCGGCGAGCCCGTGGCGCGGCATCCCCCTCGCCGTCGTCGACGCCACCGTCGAGGACCGCCTGCGGCAGGTCCCGTCCGCCGACGCCGAGACGCTCCGCGCCGCCTGGCTCCGGTGCCGGGACACGCCTGCGCACGCCGGCCCTCCGCGGTGGCTGCACGGCGACCTGCACCCGCTCAACGTGCTGGCCGACGTCGGACCCGAACCCGGCCTGCGGGCGGTGATCGACTGGGGCGACCTCTGCTGCGGCGACCCGGCCACCGACCTGGCCGTCGGCTGGCTGGCCTTCGACGCCCACGACCGGGCCACCTTCCGCGCCGCTGCCGCGGCCCGGCACCCGCTCGACGACCCGGTGTGGGACCGGGCGCTGGGCTGGGCGGTGGCCCTCGGACTGCTGTTCATGCTCGACGCCGAGCCCGGGACCGTCGCCCACGGCGTCGGCGCCCACCTGCTGGAGCAGCTGCGGGGCCACGATGAGCGCTGA